A genomic segment from Bradyrhizobium sp. ISRA430 encodes:
- a CDS encoding protein-disulfide reductase DsbD domain-containing protein, with the protein MLTRVPMRAAIGVATTLLASSLAFAAHADDASPWQRDAHSAVRLLAGSRSGSVLLGGIAFQIQPGWKTYWRTPGDSGVPPRFDFSKSDNVEAVTVMWPAPQKFDDGAGGHSIGYHDQVVLPLRIVAKAADKPVTLRAEINYAVCEKLCIPVEASAELGFNSVASTEDANLRAALDTVPKPGNIGDPNPLTIRDVKRDGATKVIVDVVAPADARNVNLFVEGPTPDWALPIPALVEHSPSGVKRFSFELDGLPPGAKADGAALKFTLVGPEKSYEFNVNLQ; encoded by the coding sequence ATGCTCACAAGAGTTCCCATGCGTGCGGCGATTGGCGTCGCAACAACCCTGCTTGCGTCGTCGCTGGCGTTTGCGGCCCACGCCGACGACGCTTCGCCTTGGCAGCGCGACGCACATTCCGCGGTGCGGCTGCTGGCGGGATCGCGCAGCGGCTCGGTCCTGCTCGGCGGCATTGCTTTTCAGATCCAGCCGGGATGGAAGACCTACTGGCGCACGCCCGGCGATTCCGGTGTTCCGCCGCGGTTCGACTTCTCGAAGTCGGACAATGTCGAGGCGGTGACGGTCATGTGGCCGGCGCCGCAGAAATTCGACGACGGTGCCGGCGGCCATTCGATCGGCTACCACGACCAGGTCGTGCTGCCCCTGCGCATCGTGGCCAAGGCGGCCGACAAGCCGGTGACGCTGCGCGCCGAGATCAATTACGCGGTGTGCGAGAAGCTCTGCATTCCCGTCGAGGCCAGCGCCGAGCTCGGTTTCAACAGCGTCGCCTCGACCGAGGACGCCAATCTGCGTGCAGCGTTGGACACGGTACCCAAGCCCGGCAATATCGGCGATCCCAATCCGCTCACCATCCGCGACGTCAAGCGCGACGGCGCCACCAAGGTGATCGTCGACGTGGTCGCGCCGGCGGATGCGCGCAACGTCAACCTGTTCGTGGAAGGACCGACGCCCGACTGGGCGCTGCCGATTCCGGCCCTGGTCGAGCACAGCCCCTCCGGCGTCAAGCGCTTTTCTTTCGAACTCGATGGACTGCCTCCAGGCGCCAAGGCTGATGGCGCCGCGCTGAAGTTCACGCTGGTCGGGCCGGAGAAGTCGTACGAGTTCAACGTCAATCTGCAGTAA
- a CDS encoding sulfite exporter TauE/SafE family protein: MIDPLYVASGFGVGLLVGMTGVGGGSLMTPLLILLFGVHPSTAVGTDLLYAAGTKTGGSVVHGWSRSVHWPAVLRLASGSIPASALTLFVLWELDLKSDAERNLVNLVLCFALMLTAISLIFRKSIMERYRRRLERLDDRATAIATVVTGVVLGVLVSISSVGAGAVGVTVLLLLYPRLPMATIVGSDIAHAVPLTLVAGTGHWILGSVDWHLMGVLLMGSLPGIIVGSYSATRMPETVLRLALACVLVVVASKIMFTELNLSSAIVTALAWSH, translated from the coding sequence ATGATCGATCCACTCTACGTCGCGTCCGGATTCGGTGTCGGCCTGCTTGTCGGCATGACCGGCGTGGGGGGCGGCTCGCTGATGACGCCGCTCCTGATCCTGTTGTTCGGCGTCCATCCATCGACCGCGGTCGGGACCGATCTGCTCTATGCCGCCGGCACCAAGACAGGCGGCAGCGTGGTGCATGGCTGGTCGCGCAGCGTGCATTGGCCGGCGGTGCTGCGGCTCGCCAGCGGCAGCATTCCAGCGAGCGCGCTGACGCTGTTCGTGCTGTGGGAGCTCGATCTCAAGAGCGATGCCGAGCGCAATCTGGTCAATCTGGTGCTGTGCTTTGCGCTGATGCTGACCGCGATTTCACTGATCTTCCGCAAGTCGATCATGGAGCGTTATCGCCGGCGCCTGGAACGGCTCGATGACCGCGCCACGGCGATTGCGACTGTCGTCACCGGCGTCGTGCTCGGCGTGCTCGTGTCGATTTCCTCGGTCGGGGCCGGCGCGGTCGGGGTGACCGTGCTGCTGCTGCTCTACCCGCGCCTACCGATGGCGACCATCGTCGGCTCCGACATCGCGCATGCGGTGCCGCTGACGCTGGTGGCCGGCACCGGGCACTGGATCCTCGGCTCGGTCGACTGGCACCTGATGGGCGTGCTGCTGATGGGCTCGCTGCCCGGCATCATCGTCGGCAGCTACAGCGCGACCCGCATGCCGGAAACGGTGCTGCGCCTCGCACTGGCCTGCGTACTCGTCGTGGTCGCCAGCAAGATCATGTTCACGGAACTGAACCTGTCATCCGCCATCGTGACGGCTCTGGCCTGGAGCCATTAA
- a CDS encoding flippase: MAVTDTQPATTGPAGLIARLRGKLVGGSSEASLTRRLAGTIFVIRVISAGLAYFSQVLLARWMGTSDYGIYVYVWTWVLLLGSMMDFGISASAQKIIPEYRTSGEHALLRGFLSGGRWLTFAVSTLASLGLAGIVKLLSPWIDPAEELPLYIGCMTLPAFVVANTQDGIARSHDWMQLGLMPQFIIRQALVIGITACAFLLGYHLGAVAAMVASAGAVWIAMTGQMVALNRKLADHVEPGPKAYDVTGWLAVSLPILLVESFYLLLSYTDVLVLQQFRPSNEVGVYFAVVKTLALVSFIHYAMSATTAHRFAEYNALGDKARLSAYVAHAINWTFWPSLAATIVLLALGRPLLWLFGRQFVGGYDIMFVAAIGLVVRAAIGPVERLLNMLGQQRICALAYALAFVMNLVLCVTLVPRFGGHGAAAATSISLTFETVLLFWIVRQRLGLHVLAFGKQAVGAALPHREQ; this comes from the coding sequence GTGGCCGTGACGGACACCCAACCCGCAACGACCGGACCGGCCGGCCTGATCGCGCGGCTGCGCGGCAAACTGGTGGGCGGCTCGAGCGAAGCGTCGCTGACGCGGCGGCTTGCAGGCACCATCTTCGTCATCCGCGTGATCAGCGCGGGCCTCGCCTATTTCTCGCAGGTGCTGCTCGCGCGCTGGATGGGCACATCCGACTACGGCATCTACGTCTACGTCTGGACCTGGGTCCTGCTGCTCGGCAGCATGATGGATTTCGGCATCTCGGCCTCCGCGCAGAAGATCATTCCGGAGTATCGTACCAGCGGCGAGCATGCGCTGCTGCGCGGCTTTCTCTCCGGCGGCCGCTGGCTGACCTTCGCCGTCTCCACGCTGGCCTCGCTCGGACTTGCCGGTATCGTAAAACTGCTTTCGCCGTGGATCGATCCCGCCGAGGAGCTTCCGCTCTACATCGGCTGCATGACGCTGCCTGCCTTCGTCGTTGCCAATACCCAGGATGGCATCGCCCGCTCGCACGACTGGATGCAGCTCGGCCTGATGCCGCAATTCATCATCCGCCAGGCGCTCGTCATCGGCATCACGGCCTGCGCCTTCCTGCTCGGCTATCATCTGGGCGCCGTTGCCGCCATGGTCGCGAGCGCCGGCGCTGTGTGGATCGCGATGACAGGCCAGATGGTGGCGCTGAACCGCAAGCTCGCCGACCACGTCGAGCCCGGCCCCAAGGCCTATGACGTCACCGGCTGGCTCGCCGTCTCGCTGCCGATCCTGCTGGTCGAGAGTTTCTACCTGCTGCTCTCCTACACCGACGTGCTGGTCCTTCAGCAGTTCCGTCCCTCCAACGAAGTCGGCGTCTATTTCGCGGTGGTGAAGACGCTGGCGCTGGTCTCCTTCATTCACTATGCGATGTCGGCGACGACGGCGCATCGCTTCGCCGAATACAACGCACTCGGCGACAAGGCGCGCCTGTCGGCTTACGTCGCGCACGCCATCAATTGGACTTTCTGGCCTTCGCTGGCGGCGACCATCGTGCTGCTCGCGCTCGGCAGGCCGCTGCTCTGGCTGTTCGGCCGGCAATTCGTGGGCGGCTACGACATCATGTTCGTCGCCGCGATCGGGCTCGTGGTGCGCGCCGCGATCGGCCCGGTCGAGCGTCTGCTCAACATGCTCGGCCAGCAGAGGATCTGTGCGCTAGCCTATGCGCTGGCCTTCGTGATGAACTTGGTGCTCTGCGTGACCCTGGTGCCGCGCTTCGGCGGCCATGGCGCCGCGGCCGCGACCTCGATCTCGCTCACCTTCGAGACGGTGCTGCTGTTCTGGATCGTCAGGCAGCGGCTGGGGCTGCATGTGCTGGCGTTCGGCAAACAGGCTGTGGGGGCTGCCCTGCCCCATAGGGAACAGTGA
- a CDS encoding YqgE/AlgH family protein — protein sequence MAPEGKRTGESTQTAGSAPHNSAGYLDGRLLIAMPVMGDPRFERSVIYLCAHSAEGAMGIIVNHPAGSIDFPELLVQLGIIKKGEQIKLPENAESMKVLRGGPVDTGRGFVLHSSDFFIENATLRIDDGVCLTATVDILRAIANGSGPKHAILALGYAGWAPGQLETEIQSNGWLHCDADTDLIFGDDVDDKYARALRKIGIDPGMLSNEAGHA from the coding sequence ATGGCTCCTGAAGGCAAAAGGACTGGCGAGAGCACCCAGACTGCGGGCTCCGCGCCGCATAATTCGGCCGGCTATCTCGACGGCCGCCTTCTGATCGCGATGCCCGTCATGGGCGATCCCCGCTTCGAACGCTCGGTGATCTATCTCTGCGCCCATTCGGCGGAAGGCGCGATGGGCATCATCGTCAATCATCCTGCCGGCAGCATCGATTTCCCCGAACTTCTGGTGCAGCTCGGCATCATCAAGAAGGGCGAGCAGATCAAGTTGCCGGAGAATGCCGAAAGCATGAAAGTGCTGCGCGGCGGCCCGGTCGACACCGGGCGCGGCTTCGTGCTGCATTCCAGCGACTTCTTTATCGAGAACGCGACGCTCAGGATCGACGACGGCGTTTGCCTCACCGCAACCGTGGACATATTGCGAGCGATCGCCAACGGCTCCGGGCCGAAGCACGCCATCCTCGCGCTTGGCTATGCCGGCTGGGCGCCCGGCCAGCTCGAGACCGAGATCCAGAGCAACGGCTGGCTGCACTGCGATGCCGATACGGATCTGATCTTCGGCGACGACGTCGACGACAAATATGCGCGCGCCCTGCGCAAGATCGGCATCGATCCCGGCATGCTCTCGAACGAGGCGGGGCACGCGTAA
- a CDS encoding 3-hydroxybutyrate dehydrogenase, with protein MGSLSGKNAVVTGSTSGIGLAYARAFASAGANVVINGFGSPEDIEKERAKIESDFKVKAIYSPADMSKPAEIAEMIALGEKTFGSVDILVNNAGIQFVSPIEEFPIEKWDQIIAINLSSAFHAIRAAVPGMKKRGWGRIINTASAHSLVASPFKSAYVSAKHGIAGLTKTVALEVATNKITCNCISPGYVWTPLVEKQIPDTMKARNLTREQVINDVLLDAQPTKEFVTSEQVAALALFLCSDDAAQITGTNLSIDGGWTAE; from the coding sequence ATGGGTAGTCTGTCAGGCAAGAACGCCGTCGTGACCGGATCAACCAGCGGCATCGGGCTCGCTTATGCACGCGCCTTCGCCAGCGCCGGCGCCAACGTCGTCATCAACGGCTTCGGCTCGCCCGAAGACATCGAGAAAGAGCGCGCGAAGATCGAGTCCGACTTCAAGGTGAAGGCGATCTATTCGCCCGCCGATATGAGCAAGCCGGCAGAGATCGCGGAGATGATAGCGCTCGGCGAAAAGACATTCGGCTCGGTCGACATCCTCGTCAACAATGCCGGCATCCAGTTCGTCTCGCCGATCGAGGAATTCCCGATCGAGAAGTGGGACCAGATCATCGCGATCAACCTGTCTTCGGCCTTCCATGCCATCCGCGCCGCGGTGCCAGGCATGAAGAAGCGCGGCTGGGGCCGCATCATCAACACGGCGTCGGCGCACTCGCTGGTCGCCTCGCCCTTCAAGTCGGCTTACGTGTCGGCCAAGCACGGCATCGCCGGCCTGACCAAGACAGTGGCGCTGGAGGTTGCGACGAACAAGATCACCTGCAACTGCATCAGCCCGGGCTATGTCTGGACACCGCTGGTGGAGAAGCAGATCCCCGACACGATGAAGGCGCGCAATCTCACGCGCGAGCAGGTCATCAACGATGTGCTGCTCGACGCGCAGCCGACCAAGGAATTCGTCACCTCCGAGCAGGTCGCGGCGCTGGCGCTGTTCCTGTGCAGCGACGATGCCGCGCAGATTACCGGCACCAACCTCTCGATCGACGGCGGCTGGACGGCGGAGTAA
- a CDS encoding TauD/TfdA family dioxygenase, with amino-acid sequence MTIAIRQLQKHFVGEVSGLDLRQPLNPEQAREIEAAMDKYAVLVFHDQDITDEQQMAFALNFGQREDARGGTVTKEKDYRLNSGLNDVSNLGKDGKPLAKDSRTHLFNLGNCLWHSDSSFRPIPAKFSLLSARVVNPKGGNTEFADMRAAYDALDDETKAEIEDLVCEHSLMYSRGSLGFTEYSDEEKQMFKPVLQRLVRTHPVHRRKSLYLSSHAGKVAGMSVPEGRLLLRDLNEHATQAEFVYVHKWKLHDLVMWDNRQTMHRVRRYDQSQPRDMRRATVAGTEPTVQQQAAE; translated from the coding sequence TGACGATCGCCATCCGGCAGCTTCAAAAGCATTTTGTCGGCGAGGTTTCGGGCCTCGACCTGCGTCAGCCACTTAACCCGGAGCAGGCGCGCGAGATCGAGGCCGCGATGGACAAGTACGCCGTGCTCGTCTTCCACGACCAGGACATCACCGACGAGCAGCAGATGGCGTTTGCGCTGAATTTCGGCCAGCGCGAGGACGCGCGCGGCGGCACCGTGACCAAGGAAAAGGACTACCGGCTCAACTCGGGCCTGAACGACGTCAGCAATCTCGGCAAGGACGGCAAGCCGTTGGCGAAGGACAGCCGCACGCACCTGTTCAATCTCGGCAACTGCCTCTGGCACTCCGACAGCTCGTTCCGCCCGATCCCGGCAAAATTCTCGCTGCTGTCGGCGCGCGTGGTGAACCCGAAGGGCGGCAACACCGAATTCGCGGACATGCGGGCGGCCTATGACGCGCTCGACGACGAGACCAAGGCGGAGATCGAGGATCTCGTCTGCGAGCACTCGCTGATGTATTCGCGCGGCTCGCTCGGCTTCACCGAATACAGCGACGAGGAGAAGCAAATGTTCAAGCCGGTGCTGCAGCGGCTGGTGCGCACGCATCCCGTCCATCGCCGCAAGTCGCTCTATCTCTCATCGCATGCCGGCAAGGTCGCGGGCATGAGCGTGCCCGAAGGCCGGCTGCTGCTGCGCGACCTCAATGAGCACGCGACGCAAGCAGAGTTCGTCTACGTCCACAAATGGAAGCTGCATGATCTCGTGATGTGGGACAATCGCCAGACCATGCACCGCGTCCGCCGCTACGACCAGTCGCAGCCCCGCGACATGCGCCGCGCAACGGTGGCCGGCACCGAGCCGACGGTGCAACAGCAGGCGGCGGAGTAG